One Fretibacterium sp. OH1220_COT-178 DNA segment encodes these proteins:
- a CDS encoding thioredoxin domain-containing protein — protein sequence MTQDIPCSGPRAGEGSGNRLSNELSPYLLQHADNPIDWHPWGDEAFETARREDKPLFVSIGYSSCHWCHVMERECFADPEVADLMNDTCIAVKVDREERPDLDGLFMEICHIQNGSGGWPLNLFLTPEGRPFFAATWLPKRTTGQMPGMTDILPRVKWLWSMQRDDVLRGADSLAETLRARLKFVAGGRVGAAAARSAINELQGLFDPEWGGFGFSPKFPAAPRLLFLLNQARASVNSSQERDELFSMVDLTLRRMWRGGIHDHLGGGFSRYATDERWILPHFEKMLVDQALLLQTAALAQEDRPDPFYRTLAEDIAGCVARDLTAPEGCFWTSLDADSDEGEGRYYLWTEEEVRQLLPQGDCGLFCAAYAVLPGGNFGHQLTGRQTGQNILYEAATVSELSQRYGLRAPEAASRLAHDRERLLEARLRRTPPALDDKVLMDWNGLMIGSLARASTAFERPDWRLAAERAALFLQKALPDPKGNWRRRWRNGSAGIPALPGDYAALLWGVMELHRAASASGARKKQLRDWLRYAESLAAKLTEAFWDPDQGGFFLSPADDPHIFLRRKTACDDAAPSANALAAIALAELGSALGERKYLKQAHEIVVCFARAAALRPLEHLSLIVAAGMHKSVKAAEEPSETEEGEEHPPIAEEPGASERQDVQHREEEGTHEDRLDRRERAPRHERRFSRTRRSGLRDR from the coding sequence TTGACTCAAGACATTCCGTGCTCCGGCCCCAGGGCCGGGGAGGGGTCCGGAAACCGGCTGTCGAACGAGCTCAGCCCCTACCTGCTCCAGCACGCCGACAACCCCATCGATTGGCATCCCTGGGGGGACGAAGCCTTCGAGACGGCCCGGAGGGAGGACAAGCCCCTTTTCGTCTCCATCGGCTACTCCTCCTGTCACTGGTGCCATGTCATGGAGCGGGAGTGCTTTGCCGACCCCGAGGTGGCGGACCTCATGAACGACACCTGCATTGCCGTCAAGGTCGACCGGGAGGAACGCCCCGACCTGGACGGCCTTTTCATGGAGATATGCCACATCCAGAACGGCAGCGGCGGCTGGCCGCTCAATTTGTTTCTGACCCCGGAGGGCAGGCCCTTCTTCGCCGCCACGTGGCTGCCCAAGAGGACGACCGGGCAGATGCCCGGCATGACGGACATTCTGCCCCGGGTCAAATGGCTCTGGTCCATGCAGCGAGACGACGTACTCCGCGGGGCCGACAGCCTGGCCGAGACCCTGCGCGCCCGTCTGAAGTTCGTCGCGGGCGGACGGGTGGGCGCCGCCGCGGCGCGCAGCGCCATCAACGAGCTCCAGGGGCTCTTCGATCCGGAGTGGGGGGGCTTCGGATTCTCGCCGAAATTCCCCGCCGCCCCGCGCCTCCTCTTTTTGCTGAATCAGGCCCGCGCCTCCGTCAATTCGAGTCAGGAACGCGACGAGCTCTTCTCCATGGTGGACCTGACCCTGCGCCGTATGTGGCGGGGCGGGATCCACGACCACCTGGGGGGAGGGTTCTCGCGATACGCCACGGACGAGCGGTGGATCCTCCCCCACTTCGAGAAGATGCTGGTCGATCAGGCCCTGCTGCTCCAGACGGCGGCCCTGGCCCAAGAGGACCGTCCGGACCCGTTTTACCGCACCCTGGCCGAGGATATCGCCGGCTGCGTGGCCCGGGACCTCACGGCGCCCGAGGGCTGCTTCTGGACGTCCCTCGACGCCGACAGCGACGAAGGGGAGGGGCGTTACTACCTCTGGACGGAGGAGGAGGTCCGGCAGCTGCTCCCGCAGGGGGATTGCGGGCTCTTCTGCGCCGCCTACGCCGTTCTGCCGGGGGGAAACTTCGGTCACCAGCTCACGGGCAGGCAGACGGGGCAGAACATCCTGTACGAGGCCGCCACGGTCTCCGAGCTCTCCCAGCGCTACGGGCTCCGCGCGCCCGAGGCCGCCTCGCGCCTCGCGCACGACCGTGAGCGCCTTCTGGAGGCGCGTCTGCGCCGCACCCCTCCGGCCCTCGACGACAAGGTACTGATGGACTGGAACGGCCTGATGATCGGTTCTCTGGCCCGCGCCTCCACCGCGTTCGAGCGGCCGGACTGGCGCCTCGCGGCCGAGCGGGCGGCGCTCTTCCTCCAGAAGGCGCTGCCGGACCCCAAGGGAAACTGGAGGCGGCGCTGGCGCAACGGCAGCGCCGGCATCCCCGCCCTGCCGGGGGACTATGCGGCGCTGCTGTGGGGCGTCATGGAGCTGCACCGAGCCGCATCGGCGTCCGGAGCCCGAAAAAAACAGCTGAGGGACTGGCTGCGCTATGCCGAGTCCTTGGCGGCAAAACTGACGGAGGCGTTCTGGGACCCCGATCAGGGAGGGTTCTTTCTCTCTCCGGCCGACGATCCCCACATTTTTCTGAGGCGCAAGACGGCATGCGACGACGCGGCCCCTTCGGCCAACGCCCTGGCGGCGATCGCCCTCGCCGAGCTGGGCTCCGCACTGGGGGAGCGCAAGTACCTGAAGCAGGCGCACGAGATCGTCGTCTGTTTCGCCAGGGCCGCCGCGCTGCGCCCTCTGGAGCACCTCTCCCTGATCGTCGCGGCGGGCATGCACAAATCGGTCAAGGCGGCCGAGGAGCCGTCCGAAACTGAGGAGGGGGAGGAGCACCCGCCCATCGCGGAGGAGCCCGGAGCCTCGGAGCGCCAGGATGTGCAACACCGCGAGGAAGAGGGGACGCACGAGGACCGGCTCGACCGCCGGGAGCGAGCGCCGCGGCACGAGCGCCGTTTTTCCCGTACCCGGCGCTCGGGGCTGAGGGACAGATAG
- a CDS encoding HAD family hydrolase encodes MIKLMIFDHDMTIVDSSHAILAGINKVADSAGLPRTTHGQVMRCIALPLADFMVGTLGECRPGWLDLYREKVAPFEYTLIRPFPETEPTLTRLREMGLALAVASNRNAPRAAMEKTDTARHFDAIVGPSDHLPYKPEPGMLLHLMDRFGVPSEQTVYVGDSDIDVRTALAAKVRAIGITRGNFTREQFADMGAWRIIDALDELPSIVEEDERG; translated from the coding sequence GTGATCAAACTGATGATTTTCGACCACGACATGACGATCGTGGACTCGAGCCACGCCATCCTGGCGGGGATCAACAAGGTGGCCGATTCGGCCGGGCTCCCCAGGACGACCCACGGGCAGGTGATGCGCTGCATTGCCCTGCCTCTGGCGGACTTCATGGTCGGGACCCTCGGCGAGTGCCGGCCCGGATGGTTGGACCTGTACCGCGAAAAGGTCGCGCCGTTCGAGTACACGCTGATCCGCCCCTTCCCGGAGACGGAGCCGACCCTCACCCGCCTGAGGGAGATGGGCCTGGCCCTCGCCGTCGCCTCGAACCGGAACGCCCCCCGGGCGGCCATGGAGAAGACCGACACGGCCCGGCACTTCGACGCGATCGTCGGCCCCTCGGACCACCTCCCCTACAAGCCCGAGCCCGGGATGCTCCTGCACCTCATGGACCGGTTCGGGGTTCCCTCGGAACAGACCGTCTACGTCGGGGACTCCGATATCGACGTCCGGACCGCCCTCGCCGCGAAGGTCCGTGCCATCGGCATCACCCGGGGCAACTTCACGAGGGAGCAGTTCGCGGACATGGGCGCTTGGCGCATCATCGACGCCCTGGACGAGCTGCCCTCGATCGTGGAGGAGGACGAAAGGGGATGA
- a CDS encoding diacylglycerol kinase: MKRYTPWGRLWKATRYSLNGLWQALRQEQAFEYEAVVLVLLCALSLGLRLPLAQFLILTGCWLAVMALELVNSAVERAFDLIDKSYRTEIKAGKDMLSASVFLMVAFNVILWATLLLRHHLP, from the coding sequence TTGAAACGATACACCCCATGGGGCCGTCTCTGGAAGGCCACCCGTTATTCCCTGAACGGACTTTGGCAGGCCCTCAGGCAGGAGCAGGCCTTCGAATACGAGGCCGTCGTACTCGTCCTGTTGTGCGCCCTGTCGCTCGGGCTTCGGCTTCCTCTGGCTCAGTTCCTTATCCTGACCGGCTGCTGGCTGGCGGTCATGGCCCTGGAGCTGGTCAACAGCGCCGTCGAGAGGGCCTTCGACCTCATCGACAAAAGCTATCGCACCGAGATCAAGGCCGGAAAGGACATGCTCTCGGCCTCCGTATTCCTGATGGTGGCATTCAACGTCATTCTCTGGGCGACCCTGCTTCTGCGGCACCATCTTCCATAA
- a CDS encoding bifunctional metallophosphatase/5'-nucleotidase, with product MKKHLLCGLLLSLCVLFGAGTALARDGKVTLYSINHLQSRLLPAQITTKQPSPSVGGLSWAASVVKADMQKSANPIFVTTGEVVAGTMWRYFKGRPEMAALSKAGVAVNMLGKHEFDYGLDHLKEALSRTDIPIVISNLLTQDPDLEKSLRKNLVLQAGDMKVGFFGLLSPGIMRLTNRPKGVSLDPDLGAIARGMVADLRRKGADVIVLLSGLYDNESTALARSVAGIHVITGSGAPVEETDKPIFIDDPEGGTTVLIWSGVWAKFVGRLGLSLKDGKLDRQDTSWKLLPVSDRTAPDPGVLAVAVEYDQKLNQALKRVVGRFEQSIDARNKTLRSGEAPIGNFITDSFRWKTGADVALMNSGGIRGNILYPAGEFSERNLSDLLPFGDRLFVLTLTGRELRRALELSASALIREEGDDYDPLERLHTGAFLQISGLKVVYDLSAPPTLVSGDRVAAPGRRLKSLAVLRDGEWREIGDEDTCTVATTNWMVNGGGGEKYEMLRNAPHTEAGCFDFDAFVEYLTVVHGGRARLQREGRISLVNGRAKE from the coding sequence ATGAAAAAACATCTGCTTTGCGGGCTCCTCCTGTCGTTGTGCGTTCTCTTCGGGGCCGGCACCGCTCTGGCCCGCGACGGGAAGGTCACCCTCTACTCCATCAATCACCTTCAAAGCCGGCTGTTGCCCGCTCAAATCACGACGAAACAGCCGTCTCCGTCCGTCGGGGGGCTCTCCTGGGCCGCCAGCGTGGTGAAGGCGGACATGCAAAAGAGCGCCAACCCCATCTTCGTCACGACGGGCGAGGTCGTCGCGGGGACGATGTGGCGCTACTTCAAGGGCAGGCCCGAGATGGCCGCGCTTTCGAAGGCCGGGGTCGCGGTCAACATGCTGGGCAAGCACGAGTTCGACTACGGCCTCGATCACCTGAAGGAGGCCCTCTCCCGGACCGACATTCCCATCGTCATCTCCAACCTCCTCACTCAGGACCCCGATCTGGAAAAGTCCCTGCGAAAGAATCTCGTGCTCCAGGCGGGAGACATGAAGGTGGGCTTTTTCGGCCTGCTGTCCCCCGGAATCATGCGGCTGACCAACCGTCCGAAGGGGGTTTCGCTCGACCCCGACCTCGGCGCCATAGCGCGCGGGATGGTGGCGGACCTGAGGCGGAAGGGGGCGGACGTGATCGTCCTGCTCAGCGGACTCTACGACAACGAAAGCACGGCGCTGGCCCGATCGGTGGCGGGCATTCACGTCATCACCGGAAGCGGCGCTCCCGTCGAGGAAACCGACAAGCCCATCTTCATCGACGACCCCGAGGGCGGCACGACCGTCCTGATCTGGAGCGGGGTCTGGGCAAAATTCGTGGGGCGCCTGGGCCTGAGCCTCAAGGATGGAAAACTGGACCGGCAGGACACCTCCTGGAAACTGCTCCCCGTCTCGGACCGCACCGCACCGGACCCCGGGGTTCTGGCCGTCGCCGTCGAATACGATCAAAAGCTGAACCAGGCCCTCAAGAGGGTTGTCGGCCGCTTCGAGCAGTCGATCGACGCGAGGAACAAGACCCTGCGGTCGGGGGAAGCGCCCATCGGGAACTTCATCACCGACAGCTTCCGATGGAAGACCGGGGCGGACGTCGCCCTGATGAACAGCGGGGGGATCCGCGGCAACATTCTCTACCCCGCCGGCGAGTTCTCGGAGCGGAACCTCTCGGACCTGCTTCCCTTCGGAGACCGGCTCTTCGTCCTCACCCTGACCGGCAGGGAGCTGCGGCGGGCGCTCGAGCTCTCCGCCTCGGCCCTGATTCGGGAGGAGGGGGATGACTACGACCCGCTCGAGCGGCTCCACACGGGAGCCTTTCTGCAGATATCCGGCCTGAAGGTCGTCTACGACCTGTCCGCTCCCCCGACCCTCGTAAGCGGCGATCGCGTGGCCGCCCCGGGCCGTCGCCTGAAGTCCCTCGCCGTGCTTCGGGATGGAGAGTGGCGGGAGATCGGGGACGAGGATACCTGCACCGTGGCGACGACAAACTGGATGGTCAACGGGGGGGGCGGCGAAAAGTACGAGATGCTCAGAAACGCTCCGCACACCGAGGCCGGATGCTTCGACTTCGACGCCTTCGTCGAATATCTCACGGTCGTGCACGGCGGACGCGCACGCCTGCAAAGGGAGGGGCGCATCTCCCTCGTGAACGGCAGGGCCAAGGAGTAG
- the ychF gene encoding redox-regulated ATPase YchF has protein sequence MLKCGIVGLPLCGKSTVFNVITRAGAEVKPYASGKTEPNRALVGVPDKRFDRLVEIFVPKKATPATVEFVDLAGLSRDASKGAGLGNSFLSFVSESDALLHVVRVFDNPNVPHPENSIDPLRDWQIVEMELIYRDLGVIENRLARLDEKAAKKKTTPAEAAEAELLRALQEHLMEERPLREYPLSEEQKKTLTGFAFLTLKPELVVLNLDEGQTGTVPAAEALEAAMRKKGLLTLRIFGSIEMDLAQLEPEEQAEFMKDLAIDEPGRDRLIHEAYRLLGLLSFFTSGTDEVRAWTLHEGDTAVDAAGAIHSDLARGFIRAQVVAYDDFIAGGATLAACRDKGVLRLEGKEYRVKDGDMIEIRFNI, from the coding sequence TTGCTGAAATGTGGGATCGTCGGCCTGCCGCTCTGCGGCAAGTCGACCGTGTTCAACGTCATCACCCGGGCCGGGGCGGAGGTCAAGCCCTACGCCAGCGGCAAGACCGAGCCCAACCGGGCGCTGGTCGGCGTGCCGGACAAGCGCTTCGACCGTCTCGTGGAGATCTTCGTCCCCAAGAAGGCGACGCCCGCGACGGTGGAGTTCGTGGACCTGGCGGGGCTCTCCCGGGACGCCAGCAAGGGGGCGGGCCTCGGGAACTCCTTCCTGTCCTTCGTCTCGGAGTCGGACGCGCTGCTGCACGTCGTGCGCGTCTTCGACAACCCGAACGTGCCCCACCCGGAGAACAGCATCGACCCGCTGCGAGACTGGCAGATCGTGGAGATGGAGCTGATCTACCGCGATCTGGGCGTCATCGAGAACCGTCTCGCGCGTCTGGACGAGAAGGCGGCCAAGAAAAAGACGACCCCTGCGGAGGCCGCGGAGGCCGAGCTGCTGCGCGCGCTCCAGGAGCACCTGATGGAGGAGCGCCCCCTGCGCGAGTACCCCCTTTCCGAGGAACAGAAAAAAACGCTGACGGGCTTCGCCTTCCTGACCCTGAAGCCGGAGCTGGTGGTGCTGAACCTGGACGAAGGGCAAACGGGGACCGTCCCCGCCGCTGAGGCGCTGGAGGCGGCCATGAGGAAGAAGGGGCTGCTGACCCTGCGCATCTTCGGTTCCATCGAGATGGACCTGGCTCAGCTGGAGCCGGAGGAACAGGCGGAGTTCATGAAGGACCTCGCGATCGACGAGCCCGGGCGCGACCGCCTGATCCACGAGGCGTACCGCCTGTTGGGCCTGCTCTCGTTCTTCACCAGCGGGACGGACGAGGTCCGCGCCTGGACGCTGCACGAGGGCGACACGGCGGTCGACGCCGCGGGGGCCATCCACTCCGACCTCGCCCGCGGTTTCATCCGTGCCCAGGTGGTGGCCTACGACGACTTCATCGCAGGCGGCGCGACGCTCGCGGCCTGCCGCGACAAGGGCGTTTTGAGGCTGGAGGGCAAGGAGTACCGGGTCAAGGATGGGGACATGATCGAGATACGCTTCAATATATAG